One Setaria viridis chromosome 7, Setaria_viridis_v4.0, whole genome shotgun sequence genomic region harbors:
- the LOC117863993 gene encoding uncharacterized protein, whose protein sequence is MAGDPPSHRKRKAPVAAVAAEDEAEAETQELRREVEELDEGLADLDRRILEHLRGTSTRLADAAVARLVALRPLARLESPTAETSIAEEEQLEKLNILKSKVEANIAYLPKVLDKMKESVARCEKTENLNVNIHPVFRRKCL, encoded by the exons ATGGCTGGAGACCCGCCCAGCCACCGCAAGCGCAAGGCTCCGGTCGCTGCCGTAGCCGCggaggacgaggcggaggcggagacccAGGAGCtgaggagggaggtggaggagctggacGAGGGGCTAGCCGATCTGGACCGCCGGATCCTCGAGCACCTCCGCGGCACCTCCACCCGCCTCGCCGACGCTGCCGTCGCCCGCCTCGTCGCGCTCCGCCCACTCGCCCGCCTTG AATCTCCAACAGCAGAAACATCAATTGCTGAAGAAGAGCAGCTAGAAAAGCTAAACATCCTCAAATCCAAGGTTGAGGCTAATATTGCGTATTTGCCTAAGGTGCTTGACAAAATGAAAGAATCTGTTGCTAGGTGCGAAAAGACTGAGAATTTGAATGTGAATATCCATCCTGTTTTTCGAAGAAAATGCTTGTAG
- the LOC117863039 gene encoding uncharacterized protein — protein MWAPGSPGRLPAMEECGEDGEEDADPYSHRARGAMASCWGRFGVAALWRRLRQHISVARRRRRLGRSILGAGGLNYDPLSYAQNFDDGCLEEREPDFSARFAPPRHAAAAGLPRPTVGAGRDVAAA, from the coding sequence atgTGGGCGCCGGGCTCGCCGGGGAGGCTGCCGGCGATGGAGGAGTGCGGCGAggacggggaggaggacgcggaCCCGTACAGCcaccgggcgcgcggggccatGGCCTCCTGCTGGGGCCGTTTCGGCGTCGCCGCGCTGTGGCGCAGGCTACGGCAGCACATCAGCGtggcgcggcgcaggcggcggctcggccgctccatcctcggcgccggcggcctcaaCTACGACCCGCTCAGCTACGCGCAGAACTTCGACGACGGCTGCCTCGAGGAGCGGGAGCCGGACTTCAGCGCCAGGTTCGCGCCCCcgcggcacgccgccgccgccggcctgccgAGGCCGACCGTAGGCGCGGGCCGGGACGTCGCCGCCGCTTGA
- the LOC117865805 gene encoding subtilisin-like protease: MDNPIHRRCALLRLVVRAAAAAVLLLLLSPAAVTPAAGHNDHGVHKNYLVIVRSPYEYDKKLHQNVSSWHASLLSSVCDSAKETLEADPSAMTRLIYSYRNVVNGFAARMTLEELEKMSKMDWFDRALPEQTYHLLTTHTPEMLGLMGGPRRGGLWNTSNMGEGVIIGILDDGIYAGHPSFDGAGMKPPPAKWKGRCDFNKTVCNNKLIGARSYFESAKWKWKGLRDPVLPISEGQHGTHTSSTAAGAFVPNASVFGNGVGTATGMAPRAHIAFYQVCYEQKGCDRDDILAAVDDAIEDGVDILSLSLGHEDAVDFSDDPVSLGGYTAILNGVFICAAAGNTGPSPATLVNEAPWLLTVGASTSDRRFVASVKLGDKSELDGESLNDPKTTMGDPRPLVQDVDGTCASESVLLAQKITGKIIICDAGGVVSTEKAKMAKRAGAAGMIVVSPEVFGPVVIPRPHAIPTVQVPYATGQKIKSYMQTSRDATATFVFKGSMFKTPQSPMVAPFSSRGPNRRSRGILKPDLIGPGVNVLAGVPSIEDVELAPKAEVPRFDIKSGTSMAAPHLGGIAALIKHAHPTWSPAAIKSALMTTAETTDNLRKPIADVDGKPATFLALGAGHVNPQKAIDPGLVYNMTAAGYVPYLCGLNYTDQKVNTIIYPEPPVSCANLSRLEQDDLNYPSITAILDQPPFTATANRSVTNVGAASSTYVVEVEVPASVKVEVNPPKLTFRALDEVLNYSVTIKSADGRAPASPVEGQLKWVSGKYVVRSPLLVVAGTRQA; this comes from the coding sequence ATGGACAATCCAATCCACAGAAGGTGCGCGCTGCTGCGTCtcgtcgtccgcgccgccgccgcggccgtcctcctcctcctcctatctCCGGCGGCGGTCACCCCGGCCGCGGGCCACAATGACCACGGCGTGCACAAGAACTACCTCGTCATCGTGCGCAGCCCGTACGAGTACGACAAGAAACTGCACCAGAACGTGTCGAGCTGGCACGCGTCGCTCCTATCGTCGGTCTGCGACTCCGCGAAGGAGACGCTGGAGGCGGACCCGTCCGCCATGACCAGGCTCATCTACTCCTACCGCAACGTCGTGAACGGCTTCGCCGCCCGCATGACGCTGGAGGAGCTGGAGAAGATGTCCAAGATGGACTGGTTCGACCGCGCCCTCCCCGAGCAGACGTACCACCTCCTGACCACGCACACGCCGGAGATGCTCGGGCTCATgggcggcccccgccgcggcggcctgtGGAACACCAGCAACATGGGCGAGGGCGTCATCATCGGGATCCTCGACGACGGCATCTACGCCGGCCACCCTTCCTTCGACGGCGCCGGGATGAAGCCGCCACCGGCCAAGTGGAAGGGCCGCTGCGACTTCAACAAGACGGTCTGCAACAACAAGCTCATTGGCGCGCGGTCCTACTTCGAGTCAGCCAAGTGGAAGTGGAAGGGCCTCCGCGACCCGGTGCTCCCGATCAGTGAGGGCCAGCACGGCACGCACACCTCCagcacggcggccggcgcgttCGTGCCCAACGCCAGCGTCTTCGGCAACGGGGTCGGCACGGCGACCGGCATGGCCCCCCGCGCGCACATCGCCTTCTACCAGGTCTGCTACGAGCAGAAGGGCTGCGACCGGGACGACATACTGGCGGCGGTGGACGACGCCATCGAGGACGGCGTCGACAtcctctcgctctcgctcgGCCACGAGGACGCTGTCGACTTCTCGGACGACCCCGTCTCGCTCGGCGGGTACACGGCGATCCTGAACGGTGTGTTCATCTGCGCGGCGGCAGGGAACACCGGCCCGAGCCCGGCAACCCTCGTCAACGAGGCGCCATGGCTGCTCACCGTGGGCGCGAGCACCAGCGACAGGAGGTTCGTGGCCTCCGTGAAGCTTGGCGATAAGTCTGAGCTCGACGGCGAGTCGCTCAACGATCCCAAAACCACCATGGGCGATCCGCGCCCGCTGGTGCAAGACGTGGACGGCACGTGCGCCAGCGAGAGCGTGTTGCTAGCACAAAAAATCACCGGAAAGATCATCATCTGCGACGCCGGGGGCGTCGTCAGCACCGAGAAGGCCAAGATGGCgaagcgcgccggcgccgctgggATGATCGTCGTCTCCCCGGAGGTGTTCGGCCCGGTGGTCATCCCGAGGCCGCACGCCATCCCGACGGTGCAGGTCCCATACGCGACGGGGCAGAAGATCAAGTCCTACATGCAGACCTCGCGGGACGCGACGGCGACGTTCGTCTTCAAGGGATCGATGTTCAAGACCCCGCAGTCGCCGATGGTGGCGCCCTTCTCCTCGCGGGGCCCCAACAGGCGGAGCCGCGGGATCCTGAAGCCCGACCTCATCGGCCCCGGGGTGAACGTCCTCGCCGGCGTGCCCTCGATCGAGGACGTGGAGCTGGCGCCCAAAGCGGAGGTGCCAAGGTTCGACATCAAGTCCGGCACATCCATGGCGGCGCCGCACCTGGGCGGGATCGCCGCGCTGATCAAGCACGCGCACCCGACGTGGTCGCCGGCGGCCATCAAGTCGGCGCTGATGACGACGGCGGAGACCACCGACAACCTCCGGAAGCCGATCGCCGACGTGGACGGAAAGCCGGCGACCTTCCTCGCCCTGGGCGCCGGCCACGTGAACCCGCAGAAGGCCATAGACCCGGGGCTCGTGTACAACATGACGGCGGCGGGGTACGTGCCGTACCTGTGCGGGCTCAACTACACGGACCAGAAGGTGAACACGATCATCTACCCGGAGCCGCCGGTGTCGTGCGCCAACCTGTCGAGGCTGGAGCAGGACGACCTCAACTACCCGTCCATCACCGCCATCCTCGACCAGCCGCCCTTCACCGCCACGGCCAACCGCTCCGTGACCAACGTCGGCGCCGCCAGCTCAACGTACgtcgtggaggtggaggtgccgGCGTCGGTGAAGGTGGAGGTGAACCCGCCCAAGCTGACGTTCAGGGCGCTGGACGAGGTGCTGAACTACTCGGTCACCATCAAGTCGGCGGATGGCCGGGCGCCGGCCAGCCCGGTCGAGGGGCAGCTGAAGTGGGTCTCCGGCAAGTACGTCGTGCGAAGCccgctcctcgtcgtcgccgggaCACGCCAAGCCTAA
- the LOC117862566 gene encoding subtilisin-like protease 4, which yields MGSFKFTLLPILLLATIAAVAGDELRTFIVHVRPHESQVFGTTDDRTAWYKKFLPEDERLIHSYHHVASGFAARLTEREVDALSGVPGFVAAMPNQVYRLMTTHTPQFLGLDLPQSGRNYTSGFGEGVIIGVLDSGVYPFHPSFSGDGMPPPPAKWKGRCDFVNASACNNKLIGARSFESDPSPLDLDGHGTHTSSTAAGAVVPGAQVLGQGSGTASGIAPRAHLAMYKVCGDECTSADILAGIDAAVGDGCDVISLSLGAPTMPFYRDSMAIGTFGAAEKGVFVSMAAGNDGPGDSTLSNDAPWILTVAAGTMDRLIAAQVRLGNGATFDGESVFQPNTSTTVTYPLVYAGASSTPDANFCGNGSLDGFDVKGKIVLCDRGNDIARLDKGTEVKRAGGFGMILANQFADGFSTIADAHVLPASHVSYDAGVDIKKYINSTANPVAQIIFKGTILGTSPAPAITSFSSRGPSVQNPGILKPDITGPGVSVLAAWPSQVGPPSAPVLPGPTFNFDSGTSMSTPHLSGIAALIKSKHPDWSPAAIKSAIMTTADPTDKSGKLIVNEQHEPANWFATGAGQVNPDKALDPGLVYDITAADYVGFLCDLYTSQEVSVIARRSVDCSAITVIPDRMLNYPSISLTLPSTTNPTAPVVASRAVRNVGEASEVYYPRVNLPATVQVKVSPSSLRFTAANQVQNFTVSVWRGQGTGAKFVQGSLQWVSEKHTVRSPVSISFA from the coding sequence ATGGGGAGCTTCAAGTTCACCTTGCTCCCCATCCTTCTCCTTGCGACCATcgccgcggtggccggcgaTGAGCTCCGCACGTTCATCGTCCACGTGCGCCCGCACGAGAGCCAAGTGTTCGGCACGACCGACGACCGGACGGCGTGGTACAAGAAGTTCCTCCCGGAGGACGAGCGGCTCATCCACTCGTACCACCACGTCGCGAGCGGGTTCGCCGCCCGGCTGACGGAGCGGGAGGTCGATGCGCTGTCCGGCGTGCCGGGGTTCGTTGCGGCGATGCCGAACCAGGTGTACAGGCTAATGACGACGCACACGCCGCAGTTCCTCGGGCTGGACCTGCCCCAGAGCGGGAGGAACTACACCTCCGGGTTCGGCGAGGGCGTCATCATCGGGGTGCTTGATTCCGGCGTCTACCCCTTCCACCCCTCCTTCAGCGGCGAcggcatgccgccgccgccagccaagtGGAAGGGCCGCTGCGACTTTGTCAACGCCTCGGCGTGCAACAACAAGCTCATCGGCGCGCGTTCCTTCGAGTCGGACCCGTCCCCGCTCGACCTGGATGGGCACGGCACGCACACTTCGAGCACCGCGGCGGGGGCGGTCGTGCCGGGCGCCCAGGTGCTCGGCCAGGGCTCCGGCACCGCCTCCGGCATAGCTCCTCGCGCGCACCTCGCCATGTACAAGGTGTGCGGCGACGAGTGCACCagcgccgacatcctcgccgGCATCGATGCGGCCGTCGGCGACGGCTGCGACGTCATCTCCCTGTCCCTTGGCGCGCCGACGATGCCGTTCTACAGGGACAGCATGGCCATCGGCACGTTCGGCGCCGCGGAGAAGGGCGTGTTCGTCAGCATGGCGGCCGGCAACGACGGCCCGGGCGACAGCACGCTGTCGAACGACGCGCCGTGGATACTCACCGTCGCGGCGGGCACCATGGACCGTCTGATCGCCGCCCAGGTGCGCCTCGGGAACGGCGCCACGTTCGACGGCGAGTCTGTTTTCCAACCGAACACCTCGACGACCGTCACCTACCCGTTGGTCTACGCGGGCGCCAGCTCAACACCCGATGCCAACTTCTGCGGCAACGGCTCGCTGGACGGCTTCGACGTCAAGGGCAAGATCGTGCTCTGCGACCGTGGCAACGACATCGCTAGGCTCGACAAAGGTACCGAGGTGAAGAGAGCCGGGGGCTTCGGCATGATTCTGGCCAACCAGTTCGCCGACGGGTTCAGTACCATCGCCGACGCGCACGTCCTCCCAGCCTCGCACGTCAGCTACGACGCCGGAGTCGACATCAAGAAGTACATCAACTCCACGGCAAACCCGGTGGCGCAGATCATCTTCAAGGGCACCATCCTCggcacgtcgccggcgccggccatcacctcgTTCTCCTCGCGTGGGCCGAGCGTCCAGAACCCTGGCATCCTGAAGCCCGACATCACGGGCCCCGGCGTGAGCGTGCTCGCGGCGTGGCCATCCCAAGTCGGCCCACCGTCGGCGCCTGTGCTCCCCGGGCCAACCTTCAACTTCGATTCCGGCACGTCCATGTCGACGCCGCACCTCAGCGGCATCGCGGCGCTCATCAAGAGCAAGCACCCCGactggtcgccggcggcgatcaAGTCCGCCATCATGACGACCGCCGACCCGACCGACAAATCCGGGAAGCTCATCGTCAACGAGCAGCACGAGCCAGCCAACTGGTTCGCCACGGGCGCCGGCCAGGTGAACCCGGACAAGGCCCTGGACCCTGGCCTGGTCTACGACATCACCGCCGCCGACTACGTTGGCTTCCTCTGCGACCTGTACACGAGCCAGGAGGTGTCCGTGATCGCGCGCCGCTCCGTCGATTGCTCGGCCATCACCGTGATCCCGGACCGGATGCTGAACTACCCGTCCATCTCGCTGACGCTCCCGTCGACGACGAACCCCACGGCCCCGGTGGTGGCGAGCCGCGCGGTGAGGAACGTCGGGGAGGCGTCGGAGGTGTACTACCCCCGAGTTAACCTGCCGGCCACCGTGCAGGTGAAGGTCTCGCCGAGCTCGCTGCGGTTCACCGCCGCGAACCAGGTGCAGAACTTCACGGTGTCCGTGTGGCGGGGGCAGGGCACCGGCGCCAAATTTGTACAGGGCTCGCTCCAGTGGGTTTCCGAGAAGCACACCGTGAGGAGCCCCGTCTCCATCTCCTTCGCCTGA